A window from Marinagarivorans cellulosilyticus encodes these proteins:
- a CDS encoding DUF2065 domain-containing protein: MLDTLLQAICLVLILEGIVPFLYPGRWRALVVKLATVNDRELRIVGLVSMLLGAGLLFLLK; the protein is encoded by the coding sequence ATGTTAGACACACTTTTGCAAGCCATTTGCTTGGTACTGATCTTAGAAGGCATAGTGCCATTTTTGTATCCAGGCCGTTGGCGTGCCTTGGTTGTTAAGTTGGCCACCGTAAATGACCGCGAATTGCGCATTGTTGGCTTGGTTAGCATGCTGCTAGGCGCTGGATTATTATTTTTACTGAAATAG
- the hflK gene encoding FtsH protease activity modulator HflK translates to MAWNEPGNNSGGNNSGNNGNDNGNKDPWGNRNNNNDGPPDFDEIVRNFIGMFTGKKKGGGNGGFGGGSNKGGGSITPFIVIGLILAAVIFAAKGFGVVNEQERAVVLRFGLYKETKGPGLRWNPPLIDTVFTENVTRVRLWSTQEKMLTEDLNIVDIKLSVQYSIDNAEDFVLRVKSPEESLQQAANSALRHVVGSTKMHNVLTEGRAAIAIEIRDRLQGYLTDYTTGILVDKVNIEDSNPPREVQDAFDDVIKAREDEERFQNEAQTYSNAVVPEAEGEAARIKEVANAYKEEVIAKAEGEAKRFELLLAEYKKAPQVTRERLYIETVQEVMANSSKVMVDVEGGNNMMYMPLDKLVEGATTATASARRGFTRQEIEQLTNHIKGEIMSDLPASTSRRSGR, encoded by the coding sequence ATGGCCTGGAATGAACCGGGTAATAATTCTGGGGGAAATAACTCTGGAAATAACGGTAACGACAACGGCAATAAAGACCCGTGGGGTAACCGCAACAATAATAACGATGGCCCGCCCGACTTCGATGAAATTGTGCGCAATTTTATTGGCATGTTTACCGGCAAGAAAAAAGGCGGTGGCAACGGCGGCTTTGGTGGTGGTAGCAATAAAGGCGGTGGTTCAATAACCCCATTTATTGTGATTGGTTTAATTCTAGCTGCGGTGATTTTTGCGGCTAAAGGCTTTGGTGTGGTTAACGAGCAGGAGCGGGCGGTAGTTTTGCGTTTTGGTTTGTATAAAGAAACAAAAGGCCCAGGCTTGCGCTGGAATCCACCGTTAATTGATACCGTATTCACCGAAAACGTGACCCGCGTGCGCTTGTGGAGTACACAAGAGAAAATGCTGACAGAAGACTTGAATATTGTGGATATCAAGCTTTCTGTACAGTACAGCATTGATAACGCCGAAGACTTTGTTCTAAGGGTGAAATCGCCAGAAGAAAGCTTACAGCAAGCCGCTAATAGCGCACTGCGCCATGTGGTAGGGTCGACCAAAATGCACAATGTGCTCACCGAGGGCCGTGCAGCTATTGCGATAGAAATTCGTGACCGCTTACAAGGTTATTTGACTGATTACACCACAGGTATTTTGGTAGACAAAGTCAATATCGAAGATTCAAACCCGCCGCGCGAAGTACAAGATGCGTTTGATGATGTTATTAAAGCCCGCGAAGATGAGGAGCGCTTCCAGAACGAAGCACAAACATACTCAAATGCGGTAGTACCGGAGGCGGAAGGTGAAGCTGCCAGAATAAAAGAAGTGGCGAACGCCTACAAAGAAGAAGTGATTGCCAAGGCCGAAGGTGAAGCCAAGCGTTTTGAGTTGTTGCTGGCCGAGTATAAAAAGGCGCCGCAAGTGACCCGTGAGCGCTTGTATATAGAAACCGTTCAAGAGGTGATGGCTAATAGTAGTAAGGTAATGGTTGATGTCGAAGGCGGTAATAACATGATGTACATGCCTTTAGATAAGCTAGTAGAGGGCGCCACTACCGCCACGGCTAGTGCCCGTCGTGGTTTTACTCGGCAAGAAATAGAGCAGCTCACCAATCATATTAAAGGTGAAATTATGAGTGATTTACCGGCTAGCACTAGCCGTAGGAGTGGCCGCTAA
- a CDS encoding adenylosuccinate synthase → MGKNVVVLGTQWGDEGKGKIVDLLTEQVKYVARFQGGHNAGHTLVIEGKKTVLHLIPSGILHDGVTCVIGNGVVLAPDALMKEIAELEENNVPVRERLRLSPACPLILPYHVALDQAREIARGADKLGTTGRGIGPAYEDKVARRGLRLGDLLDKESFAEKLKEVMAYHNFVLTNYFGVEAVDYDATLAEAFRLGEEMRPMIADVTDMLHTARANGEHILFEGAQGSLLDIDHGTYPYVTSSNTTAGGVATGSGFGPLYLDYVLGITKAYTTRVGSGPFPTELDCEVGEHLGVKGHEFGATTGRKRRTGWFDAIAVRHAVRINSISGMCLTKLDVLDGLKEVKICIGYKNSQGEDVGIPCDAQGWEDVQPVYETMPGWSETTFGVQSIDGLPQTARNYIKRLEELTGTPVDIVSTGPDRVETVILRHPFEV, encoded by the coding sequence ATGGGCAAGAATGTTGTTGTTCTCGGCACCCAATGGGGTGACGAGGGAAAAGGCAAAATCGTTGATTTGCTAACCGAGCAAGTTAAATATGTTGCACGTTTTCAAGGTGGCCATAACGCCGGCCACACCTTAGTCATTGAAGGCAAAAAAACCGTTTTGCATTTGATTCCATCCGGCATTTTGCACGATGGCGTAACCTGCGTTATTGGTAATGGTGTGGTATTAGCCCCCGATGCCTTAATGAAAGAAATTGCCGAGCTAGAAGAAAACAACGTACCGGTGCGCGAGCGCTTGCGTTTGTCGCCGGCGTGCCCGTTAATTTTGCCTTATCACGTAGCGCTGGACCAAGCGCGCGAAATTGCCCGCGGTGCCGATAAGCTCGGCACTACAGGCCGCGGCATTGGCCCCGCCTACGAAGATAAAGTCGCCCGTCGTGGTTTGCGCTTAGGTGATTTGCTCGACAAAGAAAGCTTCGCCGAAAAGCTTAAAGAAGTGATGGCTTACCACAATTTTGTGCTAACCAATTATTTTGGTGTAGAAGCGGTAGATTACGACGCAACCTTAGCCGAAGCCTTCCGCCTAGGCGAAGAAATGCGCCCCATGATCGCCGACGTAACCGACATGCTGCACACGGCCCGCGCCAACGGCGAGCATATTTTATTCGAAGGTGCGCAAGGCTCTTTATTAGATATCGACCACGGTACTTACCCTTACGTAACCTCGTCTAATACCACCGCCGGTGGCGTTGCAACAGGCAGTGGTTTTGGCCCGTTGTATTTAGATTACGTATTGGGTATTACCAAGGCCTACACCACCCGTGTAGGTTCTGGCCCATTCCCAACCGAACTCGATTGCGAAGTGGGCGAGCACCTGGGTGTTAAAGGTCACGAGTTCGGTGCCACCACCGGCCGCAAACGCCGCACTGGCTGGTTCGATGCCATTGCCGTACGCCACGCTGTGCGCATTAATAGCATCAGCGGTATGTGCTTAACCAAGCTTGATGTTTTAGATGGCCTTAAAGAAGTTAAAATTTGTATTGGCTATAAAAATAGCCAAGGTGAAGATGTCGGTATTCCATGCGACGCACAAGGCTGGGAGGATGTACAACCGGTATACGAAACCATGCCCGGCTGGAGCGAAACCACCTTCGGCGTACAAAGCATCGATGGCCTGCCACAAACCGCCCGCAATTATATTAAGCGCTTAGAAGAATTGACCGGTACGCCGGTGGATATTGTTTCTACTGGGCCGGATAGGGTAGAGACTGTAATTCTGAGGCACCCGTTTGAGGTGTAG
- the miaA gene encoding tRNA (adenosine(37)-N6)-dimethylallyltransferase MiaA: protein MALPRVLTLMGPTAAGKTDLAIALVEQCNAEIISVDSALVYRGMDIGSAKPNAQELGRAPHRLIDILEPTESYNAADFCKDAAWHIEDILAKGKTPLLVGGTMLYFKALLEGLSNMPTTNLKVRAEIEQLAAEHGWPYVHAVLAKADPVCAAKLHPNHSQRISRALEVYRSSGIPMSRWQAGQQAGLQDKYQWLQMAIAPQERKVLHQRIALRFNKMLDNGFLDEMRGLMARGDLTLETSSMRAVGYRQAWEYLAGHYDRDTFIEKGIVATRQLAKRQLTWLRGWHDLSWVYTQSDSGKMLSNDEILAKALKLMAARTI from the coding sequence ATGGCTTTGCCGCGTGTTTTAACGTTAATGGGGCCTACGGCTGCGGGTAAAACCGATTTAGCCATTGCCTTAGTTGAGCAGTGCAATGCCGAAATTATCAGTGTCGATTCGGCTTTGGTGTATCGCGGTATGGACATTGGCTCGGCTAAGCCCAATGCGCAAGAGCTTGGACGTGCCCCGCACCGGCTTATAGATATTCTTGAGCCTACAGAATCCTATAATGCGGCAGACTTTTGCAAAGATGCCGCTTGGCATATTGAAGATATCTTAGCGAAAGGTAAAACGCCGCTCTTAGTGGGTGGTACTATGCTTTACTTTAAAGCCTTACTCGAAGGCTTATCGAATATGCCAACCACCAACCTAAAGGTGCGGGCTGAAATCGAGCAGCTCGCTGCAGAGCATGGTTGGCCGTATGTTCATGCTGTTTTGGCCAAAGCTGACCCTGTGTGTGCAGCAAAATTGCACCCTAATCATTCGCAGCGTATTAGTCGTGCGCTAGAGGTGTACCGCAGCTCGGGCATCCCCATGAGCCGCTGGCAGGCTGGGCAGCAAGCGGGTTTACAGGATAAATACCAGTGGCTGCAAATGGCGATTGCACCACAAGAGCGCAAGGTTTTGCACCAGCGCATAGCTTTACGTTTTAATAAGATGTTAGATAACGGCTTTTTAGATGAAATGCGCGGCCTTATGGCGCGTGGTGACCTTACCCTAGAAACCTCGTCGATGCGCGCGGTAGGTTACCGGCAAGCGTGGGAATACCTTGCCGGCCACTATGACCGTGATACATTTATTGAAAAAGGTATTGTGGCAACCCGCCAGTTAGCTAAACGACAGTTAACATGGTTACGGGGTTGGCATGATTTGAGCTGGGTCTATACTCAGAGTGATTCCGGCAAAATGTTAAGTAATGACGAAATTTTAGCAAAAGCCTTGAAACTTATGGCAGCTAGAACCATATAA
- a CDS encoding RNA polymerase sigma factor yields the protein MKKFSFLKLLYAKHKEELLRFALRKLGSPDDAEEIVQDTFHNMMNVESAETLENPRAYLYKTAHNLALNRLRQGNHHSSYLQQCDDTATTVSLERSVIAEDALEHIRATVTKLPTTTQQVFYMSRIEGKTYAAISHELKISVSSVEKHMMKTLKILRENDED from the coding sequence ATGAAGAAATTTTCGTTTTTAAAATTGCTATACGCAAAGCACAAAGAAGAGCTGCTGCGTTTTGCCCTGCGAAAATTAGGCAGCCCCGATGACGCCGAAGAAATCGTCCAAGATACCTTCCATAACATGATGAATGTGGAGTCAGCCGAAACCCTCGAAAACCCGCGCGCCTACCTTTACAAAACCGCACATAATCTAGCGTTAAACCGGCTTCGCCAAGGCAACCACCACAGTAGCTACCTACAACAATGCGACGATACGGCCACTACAGTGTCGCTCGAGCGCAGCGTAATCGCAGAAGATGCGTTAGAACATATCCGTGCGACAGTTACCAAACTGCCCACAACCACTCAGCAGGTGTTTTATATGAGTCGCATTGAAGGCAAAACCTATGCAGCCATCAGCCATGAGTTAAAGATTTCGGTAAGCAGCGTAGAAAAACACATGATGAAAACATTAAAAATATTACGCGAAAACGATGAGGACTAA
- the hflX gene encoding ribosome rescue GTPase HflX, whose product MFFDRPESGELAILVHLDIYEERGTSDPREFEELALSAGADPVAMLSGARSTPSAKFFVGTGKLDELKNLVHQHEAELVLFNHTLSPSQERNLEAALECRVLDRTTLILDIFAQRARTHEGKLQVELAQLQHMSTRLIRGWTHLERQKGGIGLRGPGETQLETDRRLLRERIKSIKARLDKVRRQRDQGRRSRNRAEIPVVSLVGYTNAGKSTLFNAVTGSEVYAEDQLFATLDPTMRRVEIADVGAVILADTVGFISRLPHKLVEAFRATLEEAASADFLLHTIDAADPERLRNMDEVQKVLAEIGANDIPQLLVYNKIDLLSDMEPRLDRNDQGRPVAVWLSAQKQAGLELLQLAISELVGDRMCQGTAYLSNDMGSLRARFHRANAVLSENYLDDGRCELALRLPEADFNRILAAETISASHIGWVSSGAPTDEQLA is encoded by the coding sequence TTGTTCTTTGATCGTCCCGAATCTGGTGAGTTAGCCATATTAGTTCACCTCGATATCTATGAAGAAAGGGGCACTAGCGATCCGCGAGAATTTGAAGAGTTAGCATTGTCTGCTGGGGCTGACCCAGTGGCGATGCTTTCTGGCGCGCGTTCTACGCCTAGCGCAAAATTCTTTGTGGGTACTGGTAAGCTCGACGAGCTAAAAAACCTCGTGCATCAGCACGAAGCCGAATTAGTTCTTTTTAACCACACTTTAAGCCCAAGCCAAGAACGCAATTTAGAAGCTGCGCTGGAGTGTCGCGTACTCGACCGCACCACACTTATTCTTGATATATTTGCTCAACGCGCCCGAACGCACGAGGGTAAGTTGCAAGTGGAGCTTGCCCAGTTGCAGCACATGTCTACCCGCCTTATTCGTGGTTGGACCCACTTAGAGCGCCAAAAAGGTGGCATTGGTTTACGTGGCCCGGGTGAAACGCAGCTGGAAACCGACCGTCGTTTATTGCGCGAGCGCATTAAAAGCATTAAGGCGCGTTTGGATAAAGTTCGGCGGCAGCGCGACCAAGGCCGGCGCTCTCGCAATCGTGCCGAAATACCTGTGGTTTCGTTGGTGGGTTATACCAATGCGGGCAAATCAACGCTTTTTAACGCCGTTACGGGGTCTGAGGTATATGCTGAAGATCAGCTCTTTGCGACGCTAGACCCAACGATGCGTCGAGTTGAAATAGCCGATGTAGGCGCAGTAATTTTAGCCGATACAGTGGGCTTTATTAGTCGCCTGCCGCACAAGTTGGTGGAGGCTTTTCGAGCGACACTCGAAGAAGCCGCCAGTGCTGATTTTTTGCTCCACACAATTGATGCTGCCGACCCCGAGCGCTTGCGCAATATGGATGAGGTGCAAAAAGTATTGGCTGAAATTGGTGCTAATGACATTCCGCAGTTGCTGGTTTACAACAAAATTGATTTGTTGAGTGATATGGAACCGCGTCTCGACCGTAATGACCAAGGTAGGCCCGTTGCGGTATGGCTTTCTGCGCAAAAACAAGCTGGCCTTGAGTTATTGCAGTTAGCCATCAGTGAGCTAGTGGGCGATCGCATGTGCCAGGGTACTGCGTACCTAAGTAATGATATGGGTAGTTTACGAGCACGATTTCACCGCGCAAATGCGGTGTTAAGCGAAAATTATTTAGACGATGGTCGCTGCGAGTTAGCGTTGCGATTGCCAGAGGCGGATTTCAACCGTATTCTGGCCGCCGAGACAATCAGCGCGAGTCATATTGGCTGGGTGTCCTCTGGGGCGCCGACAGACGAACAGCTAGCATAA
- the hfq gene encoding RNA chaperone Hfq: MSKGHSLQDPYLNILRKERVPVSIYLVNGIKLQGQVESFDQFVVLLKNTVSQMVYKHAISTVVPSRPVRVPMINPDAPGEETADAE; this comes from the coding sequence ATGTCAAAAGGGCATAGTCTACAAGACCCTTACCTCAATATTCTGCGCAAAGAGCGTGTGCCAGTGTCCATTTACTTGGTCAATGGTATTAAGCTGCAAGGGCAGGTTGAGTCCTTCGACCAGTTTGTTGTGTTGTTGAAAAACACCGTAAGCCAAATGGTTTACAAGCACGCTATTTCAACTGTGGTGCCATCGCGCCCGGTGCGCGTGCCTATGATTAACCCCGATGCGCCCGGCGAAGAGACTGCCGACGCTGAGTAA
- the mutL gene encoding DNA mismatch repair endonuclease MutL has protein sequence MSEISLLSPRLANQIAAGEVVERPASVIKEVLENSLDAGATQLDVEIEAGGVKLMRVRDNGLGIAQDDLAMALARHATSKIQDLDDLEAVATLGFRGEALASISSVSRLELTSRHHRAEHAWTVKAEGRDMQTQVVPAAHPVGTTVEVRDLFFNTPARRKFLRKDNTEYGRVEDVLKRLALSRFGVGFSLKNNGRVVHSWRPADSQIEQERRVAQICGPAFMSSTVHVDIERAGLRLWGWVALPTFSRSQADLQHFFVNGRAIKDKLVTHAVRQAYQDVLYHGRHPAYALYLEVDPATVDVNVHPTKHEVRFRDGRLVHDFIFRSLHKALADVRPEAGTAPTNAAATGVVPSVAEQAQPQPSQSALDLNPAQRTAQPQYAEQPVYSAGADASRGGFESRGYAPKPVNLDAAMPVNEQIAAYAHLTQNPLPQNQSGQPTSLNELAAGDSTVPPLGFAIAQLKGIYILAENANGLIVVDTHAAHERITYESMKVQCAANGIQSQPLLVPQSLAVSEKEANYAEENTSLFSQLGFEIQRAGPESLVIKQVPVMLNRADIEVLVRDVLSDLIEFGMSERIQHKMNEILGTMACHGSVRANRKLTIPEMNALLRDMEATERSGQCNHGRPTWTQLTLHELDSLFMRGQ, from the coding sequence ATGTCTGAAATTAGCTTGCTTTCCCCCCGCTTAGCCAACCAGATAGCAGCCGGTGAAGTGGTCGAGCGGCCTGCCTCGGTGATTAAAGAGGTGCTAGAAAACAGCCTCGATGCTGGTGCTACGCAGCTCGATGTTGAAATCGAAGCTGGCGGCGTAAAGTTAATGCGAGTGCGTGATAACGGCTTGGGCATAGCGCAAGACGATCTGGCGATGGCGTTGGCGCGCCACGCGACCAGCAAAATTCAAGATTTAGACGACTTGGAAGCGGTGGCGACTTTGGGCTTTCGCGGTGAAGCTTTGGCCAGTATCAGTTCGGTTTCGCGTTTAGAGTTAACCAGCCGGCACCATCGGGCCGAGCACGCCTGGACGGTAAAAGCCGAAGGCCGCGATATGCAAACGCAAGTGGTGCCCGCCGCGCACCCAGTAGGTACCACGGTTGAGGTGCGCGATCTGTTTTTTAATACACCAGCGCGGCGCAAGTTTTTACGCAAAGACAATACCGAGTACGGCCGGGTTGAAGATGTGCTTAAGCGTCTGGCGTTATCGCGCTTTGGTGTGGGGTTTAGCCTTAAAAATAATGGCCGCGTCGTGCACAGTTGGCGCCCAGCAGATTCACAAATCGAGCAAGAGCGCCGCGTTGCACAAATATGCGGGCCTGCCTTTATGAGCAGTACCGTGCACGTCGATATTGAGCGCGCCGGTTTGCGTTTGTGGGGGTGGGTGGCGCTGCCAACTTTCTCGCGAAGCCAAGCCGATTTGCAGCACTTTTTTGTTAATGGTCGCGCGATTAAAGATAAATTGGTTACCCACGCAGTTCGCCAAGCCTACCAAGATGTGCTTTATCACGGCCGTCATCCAGCCTACGCGCTGTACCTTGAAGTCGATCCTGCCACTGTTGATGTAAACGTACACCCGACTAAACACGAAGTGCGCTTTCGCGATGGCCGCTTAGTGCACGATTTTATTTTTCGCAGTTTGCACAAGGCCTTGGCCGATGTACGGCCAGAGGCCGGTACCGCGCCAACAAACGCAGCTGCAACGGGTGTTGTACCTTCGGTAGCCGAACAAGCTCAGCCGCAGCCTAGTCAATCGGCGCTGGACTTAAACCCTGCGCAACGCACAGCGCAACCGCAGTATGCCGAACAGCCGGTTTATAGCGCGGGAGCAGACGCTAGTCGTGGAGGTTTTGAGTCTCGCGGCTATGCCCCTAAGCCGGTTAACTTAGATGCGGCTATGCCGGTCAACGAGCAAATAGCCGCCTATGCGCATTTAACGCAAAACCCGCTGCCGCAAAATCAATCGGGCCAGCCCACATCGCTGAATGAACTGGCTGCTGGCGACAGCACCGTGCCACCTTTAGGGTTTGCGATAGCGCAGCTTAAAGGGATTTATATCCTGGCCGAAAATGCCAATGGTTTAATTGTGGTGGATACCCACGCCGCCCACGAGCGCATCACCTACGAAAGCATGAAGGTCCAGTGCGCCGCTAATGGTATTCAAAGTCAGCCGTTACTTGTACCGCAAAGCTTGGCTGTGAGTGAAAAAGAAGCGAATTACGCCGAGGAAAATACCAGCCTTTTTAGCCAGCTAGGTTTCGAAATACAACGCGCAGGGCCAGAATCGCTTGTAATTAAGCAGGTACCCGTAATGCTTAACCGCGCCGATATCGAAGTGCTTGTGCGCGATGTGCTATCGGACCTTATAGAATTTGGCATGAGTGAGCGCATTCAGCATAAAATGAACGAAATTCTCGGTACCATGGCGTGCCACGGCAGCGTGCGGGCTAACCGCAAGCTAACCATTCCCGAGATGAACGCACTGCTGCGTGATATGGAAGCTACCGAGCGCAGTGGCCAGTGTAATCATGGCCGGCCTACATGGACGCAACTGACGTTGCACGAGCTCGACAGTTTGTTTATGCGAGGGCAATAA
- a CDS encoding ATP phosphoribosyltransferase regulatory subunit: MNQVDRWMLPDGIEEVLPEEAEHIEALRRRVLDLFQRWGYDLIIPSMVEFTDSLLIGLGQDLDLQTFKVTDQLSGRTLGIRADITPQAARIDAHSLRRDGINRLCYAGHVLYTRAKSALASRNPLQMGVEMFGDDSIEADIEVVSLLLSTLKEADLIDLHIDLGHVGIFKALAAEAQLTPSQEKAFFELLQAKAMADINAWVDANLAGSPAAPWLKALPKLAGAANVLHDAKAVFANAPAAVRKALDELVVLAETLSERYPQAHLYFDLSELRGYHYHTGIVFAAFAAGAGEAIATGGRYDHIGEVFGRARSATGFSVNLVALKRLAQPSCDLPTGIFAPHSTHPAQWQAVERLRDAGERVVCGANWQSAPNEYQTCDRILVECDGVFEVKAL, from the coding sequence ATGAATCAAGTTGATCGCTGGATGTTGCCTGACGGCATCGAAGAAGTGCTGCCCGAAGAAGCAGAACACATAGAAGCCCTGCGCCGTCGCGTGTTGGATTTATTTCAGCGTTGGGGCTACGACCTCATTATCCCCTCGATGGTGGAGTTTACCGATTCGCTATTGATTGGTTTGGGGCAAGATCTCGATCTACAAACCTTTAAAGTCACAGACCAGTTAAGTGGTCGCACTTTAGGTATTCGCGCCGATATTACCCCGCAAGCAGCCCGCATAGATGCACACAGCTTGCGCCGCGATGGTATTAACCGCTTATGTTATGCCGGCCATGTGTTGTACACCCGTGCAAAAAGTGCGCTGGCTAGCCGCAACCCGTTACAGATGGGCGTGGAGATGTTCGGCGACGACAGCATAGAAGCCGATATCGAAGTAGTATCGCTATTGTTAAGCACCCTTAAAGAGGCCGATTTAATCGATTTACATATCGACCTAGGGCACGTGGGTATTTTTAAAGCGTTAGCGGCCGAAGCGCAGTTAACGCCCAGTCAAGAAAAAGCCTTTTTCGAATTATTGCAAGCCAAGGCCATGGCCGATATTAACGCCTGGGTAGATGCTAATTTGGCCGGCTCGCCAGCGGCGCCTTGGTTAAAAGCGTTGCCAAAATTGGCGGGTGCCGCAAATGTATTACACGATGCCAAGGCGGTATTTGCCAATGCGCCGGCCGCTGTGCGCAAAGCACTAGACGAGCTTGTTGTATTGGCCGAAACCTTATCCGAGCGCTACCCGCAAGCGCATTTGTATTTTGATTTAAGCGAGTTGCGCGGCTACCACTACCATACGGGTATTGTATTTGCGGCTTTTGCGGCAGGCGCAGGCGAGGCCATAGCCACCGGCGGGCGTTACGACCACATTGGTGAGGTATTTGGCCGCGCGCGATCGGCTACCGGCTTTAGCGTTAACTTAGTTGCGCTAAAGCGTTTGGCGCAACCCTCTTGCGATTTACCCACCGGTATATTCGCCCCGCATTCCACCCACCCTGCACAATGGCAGGCGGTAGAGCGTTTGCGTGATGCCGGCGAGCGTGTAGTGTGCGGCGCTAATTGGCAATCCGCACCGAATGAATATCAAACCTGCGATCGCATCCTTGTGGAGTGCGATGGGGTTTTTGAAGTAAAAGCATTGTAG
- the hflC gene encoding protease modulator HflC produces MSTKSLMALVGGLLIVIVAANSLYIVNEFERGVELRLGRVSNGDLDRGLHVKFPFVDSVKKFDGRIMTLDAPAEPILTVEKKTVEVDSYAKWRILDVKKFYTATNGEIDRARSLLSQRINEELRNQFALRSLHEVVSGQRDELMLAIKDELNKFSDTSLGIEVVDVRVKRIDLPVEVSGPVFERMRAERELEAAQHRAEGEKMAKITRADADRKARVERAKAYRDAEKIKGEGDAIAADTYAKAYNQDSEFYAFVRSLEAYRATFAQKQDVMLVDPASDFFRYFKSANGDAAKGVQK; encoded by the coding sequence ATGTCTACTAAATCATTAATGGCCTTAGTTGGCGGATTGCTGATTGTTATTGTGGCCGCGAATTCGCTTTATATTGTGAATGAATTTGAACGCGGTGTTGAATTGCGTTTAGGGCGTGTAAGCAATGGTGACCTAGATCGCGGCTTGCATGTGAAATTCCCGTTTGTGGATTCGGTTAAGAAGTTTGATGGCCGAATAATGACGCTAGATGCGCCTGCCGAGCCGATTCTTACGGTAGAGAAAAAGACGGTAGAGGTAGACTCCTATGCAAAGTGGCGCATTCTGGATGTTAAAAAGTTCTATACCGCTACCAACGGTGAAATCGACCGCGCCCGTAGCCTGTTAAGCCAGCGCATTAATGAGGAGCTGCGCAATCAGTTTGCTTTGCGTTCTTTGCATGAGGTAGTCAGCGGGCAGCGTGATGAATTAATGCTGGCCATTAAAGACGAGCTGAATAAGTTTTCAGATACGTCTTTGGGTATTGAGGTGGTAGACGTGCGCGTTAAGCGTATCGACTTACCGGTAGAAGTGAGTGGTCCGGTATTTGAACGCATGCGTGCCGAGCGTGAGCTGGAGGCCGCGCAACACCGTGCCGAAGGTGAAAAAATGGCTAAAATCACCCGCGCTGATGCTGACCGCAAAGCTCGAGTAGAGCGCGCTAAAGCCTATCGTGATGCTGAAAAAATCAAGGGTGAGGGCGATGCGATAGCGGCCGATACTTACGCAAAAGCATACAATCAAGACTCAGAGTTCTATGCTTTTGTGCGCAGCCTAGAGGCCTACCGAGCCACGTTTGCGCAAAAGCAAGATGTAATGCTGGTTGATCCTGCGAGCGACTTCTTCCGTTACTTTAAGTCGGCCAATGGCGATGCTGCCAAGGGCGTTCAAAAGTAG